One Paraburkholderia kururiensis DNA window includes the following coding sequences:
- a CDS encoding glutamate synthase subunit beta, whose product MGKATGFLEFERRHEAYEAPLTRVKHYKEFVAALTDEDAKVQGARCMDCGIPFCNNGCPVNNIIPDFNDLVFRQDWKSAIEVLHSTNNFPEFTGRICPAPCEAACTLGINNDPVGIKSIEHAIIDKAWTEGWVAPQPPKHKTGKKVAVVGSGPAGLAAAQQLARAGHDVTVFEKNDRIGGLLRYGIPDFKLEKWLIDRRMRQMEAEGVTFRTNVFIGKDALPAYISNTAKETLSPDDLKEQFDAVVLAGGSETPRDLPVPGRELAGIHFAMEFLPQQNKVNAGDKVADQLLAKGKHVVVIGGGDTGSDCVGTSNRHGAKSVTQFELLPQPPEEENKPLVWPYWPVKLRTSSSHEEGCERDWSVATKRFEGKNGKVEKLIAARVEWKDGKMQEVPGSEFEMKADLVLLAMGFTQPVSPVLEAFGVDKDPRGNVRATTEGDKSYYTSVDKVFTAGDMRRGQSLVVWAIREGRQCARSVDAYLMGSSSLPR is encoded by the coding sequence ATGGGTAAGGCAACCGGTTTTCTCGAATTCGAACGCCGCCACGAGGCGTACGAAGCACCGCTCACGCGGGTGAAGCACTACAAGGAATTTGTCGCGGCCCTCACCGACGAGGACGCGAAGGTCCAGGGCGCGCGCTGCATGGATTGCGGCATTCCGTTCTGCAACAACGGCTGCCCGGTCAACAACATCATTCCGGACTTCAACGACCTGGTGTTCCGCCAGGACTGGAAGAGCGCGATCGAAGTGCTCCATTCCACGAACAACTTCCCGGAGTTCACGGGCCGCATCTGCCCGGCGCCCTGCGAAGCGGCGTGCACGCTCGGCATCAACAACGACCCGGTCGGCATCAAGTCGATCGAGCACGCGATCATCGACAAGGCCTGGACCGAGGGCTGGGTGGCACCGCAGCCGCCGAAACACAAGACCGGCAAGAAGGTGGCCGTGGTGGGTTCGGGCCCCGCGGGTCTCGCTGCCGCACAGCAACTGGCGCGCGCGGGCCACGACGTGACCGTGTTCGAGAAGAACGACCGCATCGGCGGCCTGCTGCGCTACGGCATCCCCGACTTCAAGCTGGAGAAGTGGCTGATCGATCGCCGCATGCGTCAGATGGAAGCCGAAGGCGTGACGTTCCGCACCAACGTGTTTATCGGCAAAGACGCGCTGCCGGCCTACATCAGCAACACGGCGAAAGAAACGCTCTCGCCCGATGACCTCAAGGAACAGTTCGACGCCGTCGTGCTGGCTGGCGGTTCGGAAACGCCGCGTGATCTGCCGGTGCCGGGCCGCGAGCTTGCGGGCATTCATTTCGCGATGGAGTTCTTGCCGCAGCAGAACAAGGTCAATGCCGGCGACAAGGTGGCCGACCAGCTGCTCGCGAAGGGCAAGCACGTCGTGGTGATTGGTGGTGGCGATACGGGCTCGGACTGTGTGGGCACGTCGAACCGTCACGGCGCGAAGAGCGTGACGCAGTTCGAACTGTTGCCGCAACCGCCGGAAGAAGAAAACAAGCCGCTCGTGTGGCCGTACTGGCCGGTCAAGCTGCGCACGTCGTCGTCGCACGAGGAGGGCTGCGAGCGCGACTGGTCGGTGGCGACCAAGCGCTTCGAAGGCAAGAACGGCAAGGTCGAAAAGCTGATTGCCGCGCGCGTGGAATGGAAGGACGGCAAGATGCAGGAAGTGCCGGGCTCCGAGTTCGAGATGAAGGCCGACCTCGTGCTGCTCGCGATGGGCTTCACGCAGCCGGTGTCGCCCGTGCTCGAAGCGTTCGGCGTGGACAAGGACCCGCGCGGCAACGTGCGTGCAACGACCGAGGGCGACAAGTCGTACTACACGTCGGTGGACAAGGTGTTCACCGCAGGCGACATGCGGCGCGGGCAGTCGCTCGTCGTGTGGGCCATTCGCGAAGGCCGGCAGTGCGCGCGC